Within Sorangiineae bacterium MSr11367, the genomic segment AGCCCATTGGCCCGCACCGCCGCTACGAGATGGTCTCGCTGGATCTTCCGGCGGTGAAGGCGGTGGGCGCGGCGCTCGGTGGAAAGGTGAACGACGTGGTGCTCGCGGTCGTCGCCGGAGCCTTGCGCCGCGTGCTCTCGGCCCGCGGGGAATCGCTCACCGAGGATTTGCAGGTCATGGTCCCCGTCAACGTCCGGCGCCCCGGTGCAGCGGAGACGACGGGCAATCACGTGGCGATGGTCTTCTGCCCCCTGCCCGTGCGATGCGCCGATCCGGTCGAGCGCCTGCATGCCGTGGGTCGCACGATGGCCGGGCTCAAGAAGAGCAAGCTGCTCGTGGGCTCGATGGCCCTGACCAGCCTTTCCGACTTTAGCCCTCCGCCCCTTGCGGCACCGGCCGCGCGCCTGTCGATGCGCGAGACGTGGTTCAACCTGGTGGTCACCAACGTACCCGGTCCGCAGATGCAGCTGTTCTTGCTCGGGCGCCGCATGCTGCGGTGCCATCCGCTGGTGCCGCTCGCACCGAAGCAGACCTTGGGCATTGCGCTCCTCAGTTACAACGGCTCGCTCGACGTGGGGTTGCTCGCCGATGCAGACCACGCGCGCGATTTGCCGGACCTCGCGGAGGCGATGAAGCTGGAGCTCGCGGAGCTGTTGAAGCTTGCGATGCCTGCGCCGAAAAGCGAGCCCGCACGTGCGCGGACCACGACCAGCGTTCGCGAAAGCGCTGCGGTAGCCTGATGCCGATCGCGAATGGAGGCTCCCACCGGCTCCACTACGACGTGAGCGGGCCGAGCGATGCTCCGCCGGTGTTGCTCATCATGGGCTTCGGTCTCTCGTCGCGGGGTTGGAGCGATCTGCCTGCGCGCCTCGCGGAGCGCTTCCGCGTGGTGGTCTTCGACAACCGGGGCATTGGCCAGTCCACACGCCCGCCGGGGCTCTTCTCGATGGCCCACATGGCCGACGACGCCGCGCGGGTTCTCGATGCCGCGAACATCGAGCGCGCCCACATTTTCGGCATCTCGATGGGCGGGATGATCGCGCAGGAGTTCGCGCTCCGCCATTCGCGGCGGGCGCAGTCGCTGGCACTCGGGTGCACGCACGCGAGCTGGCTGCGCCACCATCGACCCACGGTGGCGACCATCGGCGCGCTGCTGGGTGGCATGTTCGTGCGCACGCCTGCCTCGCGGATGCGGCTCGCGTCCGTTCTCGTTTCGGCCGAGCTGATCGAGAAGGAACCGCAGCGCTTCACCGACTGGGTGTCGCGGTCCGAGCCCGCCACGGCCAAGATGACCGCGCTTCAGATGGCGGCCATCGTCCGGCACGGAACGGAGTCGCGGCTGCCGAAGCTCGATGTTCCGACCTT encodes:
- a CDS encoding wax ester/triacylglycerol synthase family O-acyltransferase, translated to MDSSTREMSSWHEPLSGLDASFLYLEDRTAHMHVGSVALFEGPAPSYEELVTHIGSRIHRVPRYRQRLAFVPLQIGRPAWVDDARFDVRYHVRRAALPAPGGEKELKELASRLFAQQLDRERPLWEMYLVEGLEGGRFAIVAKTHHCMVDGISSLDLAAVLLDGAPSADAAHAPAWNPRPAPSRRALVKAALRDQVRRPLELVRGAVKAEGEARSKLSVMAGGIVPLLLSGTQLLRTPESSLNQPIGPHRRYEMVSLDLPAVKAVGAALGGKVNDVVLAVVAGALRRVLSARGESLTEDLQVMVPVNVRRPGAAETTGNHVAMVFCPLPVRCADPVERLHAVGRTMAGLKKSKLLVGSMALTSLSDFSPPPLAAPAARLSMRETWFNLVVTNVPGPQMQLFLLGRRMLRCHPLVPLAPKQTLGIALLSYNGSLDVGLLADADHARDLPDLAEAMKLELAELLKLAMPAPKSEPARARTTTSVRESAAVA
- a CDS encoding alpha/beta hydrolase produces the protein MPIANGGSHRLHYDVSGPSDAPPVLLIMGFGLSSRGWSDLPARLAERFRVVVFDNRGIGQSTRPPGLFSMAHMADDAARVLDAANIERAHIFGISMGGMIAQEFALRHSRRAQSLALGCTHASWLRHHRPTVATIGALLGGMFVRTPASRMRLASVLVSAELIEKEPQRFTDWVSRSEPATAKMTALQMAAIVRHGTESRLPKLDVPTLVITGAEDRLIPPENSRKLARLIPGAKLVELGATGHCFPLERTDATVAELTRFFEASGRSTVRS